In the genome of Fulvivirga maritima, one region contains:
- a CDS encoding MarR family winged helix-turn-helix transcriptional regulator, giving the protein MKFEEEIKQSKFTSECQKATLNLIFTSGFVNNMQKDFFKPYNITNQQYNVLRILRGQHPKSISTSGIKDRMLDKNSDVSRIVDRLTLKGWVQKTVCPDDRRLVDVVITNEGLQLLESMDTEVKKLNEHLGSLTEEEAKQLSELLDKVRG; this is encoded by the coding sequence ATCTAAATTTACCAGCGAATGTCAGAAGGCCACGCTTAACCTGATTTTTACCTCAGGTTTTGTTAACAACATGCAGAAGGACTTCTTCAAACCATATAATATTACTAACCAACAATATAACGTCCTTAGAATTTTGCGAGGACAACACCCTAAATCTATATCAACTTCTGGCATAAAAGACAGAATGCTAGACAAGAACTCAGATGTTTCGCGTATAGTAGACAGGTTGACCTTGAAAGGCTGGGTTCAAAAAACAGTATGCCCCGATGATAGAAGGTTAGTAGATGTAGTGATCACCAATGAAGGCCTTCAACTTCTTGAGAGCATGGACACAGAAGTAAAAAAGCTAAATGAGCATTTAGGCTCTCTTACTGAAGAGGAAGCCAAGCAGCTAAGTGAATTATTGGATAAAGTAAGAGGCTAA
- a CDS encoding tetratricopeptide repeat-containing sensor histidine kinase: MIKWIIGLTFLLGVSFQGELCSQDIAKADSALNVLNNEKNLSFLDSLKLLRKIYYHHANSDSVIKYSELSMGLLRGNEEEYLFWMHNAYLNKGYALKLKGNVEEALEAHIKSLEYANKLKISRYLGAAYNAIAADYRVQGNYASSVKYYYDGLRAFQEDENSSLVQMASMYVNIGECYRLSNHLDSALILFNKSKVFFDSTNYELGIAYSEGNIGLVYEEQGKYEVAEEYLKSANRTLEKLGDIYPVAVYTVSLGKIYKARGDTDKALEYMLDSYNMSMHEGLKEQVRDASQHIYKLYAELGDYQKAFDYQTKYYAYKDSVVDQETIRKMADMRTEYEVNQKQSEVDLLVSEKTRQTVVAVSLGVVTVLVMIVAFLLYRNNQQRKQANELLEEQKEEIETQRDQLDELNRTKDRFFSIISHDLRGPVQAFKGMGRLIKVLVEEENIAELKELNVDFDNSVSQLSRVLDDLLDWAMAQQGSIPFHPEKVELPSVVNNLKDLFHNMARAKNISLATDVESDLAVYADMNSLNTILRNLLNNALKFTPEGGHIQLSAIRKKGMVAISVKDTGIGIEKDKLDSLFKLGGSKRSWGTQGEKGLGLGLQLVYQFTALNGGEVTVESEENEGSVFTVYLPDNEV, translated from the coding sequence ATGATTAAATGGATTATTGGGCTAACATTCCTTTTGGGAGTCTCTTTTCAGGGTGAGTTGTGCAGTCAGGATATTGCAAAAGCTGATAGCGCTCTTAACGTGTTAAATAATGAAAAGAATCTTTCCTTTTTAGATTCATTGAAGTTATTAAGAAAGATATATTATCATCATGCTAATTCAGATTCAGTAATTAAGTATAGTGAGTTGTCAATGGGGTTACTACGGGGTAATGAAGAGGAATATTTATTTTGGATGCATAATGCATATTTAAATAAAGGATATGCTTTAAAGTTAAAGGGAAATGTAGAAGAGGCGCTTGAAGCTCATATAAAGTCCTTAGAATATGCAAATAAATTAAAGATTTCTAGATATTTAGGGGCAGCATATAATGCAATAGCAGCTGATTATCGTGTACAGGGTAACTATGCAAGCTCTGTTAAGTATTATTATGATGGCTTAAGAGCCTTCCAGGAAGATGAGAACAGTAGCCTTGTTCAGATGGCAAGTATGTATGTTAATATAGGCGAATGTTACCGTCTAAGCAATCACCTTGACTCAGCTCTGATTCTCTTTAATAAATCAAAAGTATTTTTCGATAGTACTAATTACGAACTCGGCATAGCCTACAGTGAAGGTAATATTGGTCTGGTTTACGAAGAGCAAGGCAAGTATGAAGTGGCAGAGGAATATTTAAAAAGTGCTAACCGTACCTTGGAGAAGCTTGGCGATATTTATCCAGTGGCTGTTTATACTGTTTCCTTGGGTAAAATCTATAAAGCTCGGGGCGATACAGACAAAGCTTTAGAGTACATGCTTGATAGTTATAACATGTCTATGCATGAAGGATTGAAAGAGCAGGTGCGAGATGCAAGCCAACACATTTATAAATTATACGCCGAGCTTGGAGATTACCAAAAAGCCTTTGACTATCAAACGAAATATTATGCCTATAAAGATAGTGTGGTAGATCAGGAGACGATCCGCAAGATGGCGGACATGCGTACCGAGTATGAGGTAAATCAAAAGCAGAGTGAGGTAGATCTTTTGGTGTCAGAAAAGACCAGGCAAACCGTAGTGGCAGTTTCCTTAGGCGTAGTTACTGTTTTGGTAATGATTGTGGCTTTCTTGCTTTACAGAAACAATCAACAGCGAAAGCAAGCCAATGAGCTGCTGGAAGAGCAGAAGGAAGAAATTGAAACGCAGCGAGATCAGTTGGATGAATTAAACAGAACTAAAGACCGTTTCTTTTCCATTATATCGCATGACTTGCGAGGTCCTGTTCAGGCCTTCAAAGGGATGGGACGTTTAATCAAGGTTTTAGTAGAAGAAGAAAATATAGCCGAACTCAAAGAGCTCAATGTAGATTTTGATAATTCCGTGAGCCAACTCTCACGCGTTCTGGATGATCTTCTGGACTGGGCAATGGCTCAGCAGGGGAGTATTCCATTTCACCCCGAGAAAGTGGAACTGCCATCAGTGGTTAATAATCTAAAGGATCTTTTTCATAATATGGCTAGAGCGAAAAATATCAGCCTAGCCACTGATGTAGAATCGGATCTAGCTGTGTATGCCGATATGAACAGTCTGAATACTATTTTGAGAAATCTACTTAATAATGCGCTGAAATTCACACCAGAAGGAGGGCATATCCAGCTTTCAGCAATACGAAAAAAAGGAATGGTCGCTATATCAGTAAAAGATACAGGCATTGGCATAGAAAAAGATAAGTTAGATTCACTCTTTAAGTTGGGGGGCTCCAAACGTTCCTGGGGTACTCAGGGAGAGAAAGGTCTAGGTCTGGGCTTACAGTTGGTATATCAATTTACCGCGCTTAATGGCGGAGAGGTTACAGTAGAAAGTGAAGAAAATGAAGGCAGTGTTTTTACCGTTTATTTACCGGATAATGAGGTGTAG
- a CDS encoding sensor histidine kinase encodes MENLSKWPLTKKGKAIMTPEQVELRALIDELFVEFGEVAKKRGIVLKANLKTKIVLHVDRVYLYAIMKNILSNAIQFTPRGGKVTLYVHKKSEVVALSVANTSEQLISEEQDQDAYMDNDEIYGKGSQLIYQFTELSGGEVVVRHEEQGGSIFTIYLPAYRGTLA; translated from the coding sequence ATGGAGAATCTGAGTAAGTGGCCACTAACTAAAAAAGGAAAAGCAATAATGACTCCTGAGCAAGTTGAATTGAGAGCATTGATAGATGAGCTGTTTGTTGAGTTCGGGGAAGTGGCAAAAAAAAGAGGTATAGTTCTCAAGGCTAATTTAAAAACCAAAATAGTGTTGCATGTGGATAGGGTTTATTTATATGCTATCATGAAAAACATTTTGAGTAATGCCATTCAGTTTACTCCAAGGGGAGGCAAGGTTACACTCTATGTACATAAGAAGAGTGAGGTTGTTGCCCTTTCTGTTGCTAATACTTCAGAGCAACTTATATCCGAAGAGCAGGACCAGGATGCCTATATGGATAATGATGAAATCTATGGTAAGGGATCTCAACTAATTTATCAATTTACAGAACTTAGTGGTGGAGAAGTAGTAGTTAGACATGAAGAACAAGGAGGTAGTATTTTTACCATTTACTTACCCGCCTATAGAGGAACACTTGCTTGA
- a CDS encoding sensor histidine kinase: MILKQVYENLPNPDSSLAYAKKALAIAEELGHDGWMSRCLMGVGYAYKMKGDTDKSLKYLLLGAEYSAAEGDDVNLAIINSAIGDVYTVATNYTLAKEYYKKVLPVFIANSDSVRWGTLLLNLGEVFRLEHSLDSSLVYFYRSRDIFDKLQLEIGIGYSLGNIGLAYAEQDQYIKAKNNITRATKLLKKLGDYYPITVYDISLADIYQDRKEYEKALIHARNALDIANQQGFKEQIRDACKKLSEIYLAIGNHQKAFDYQTKYYAYKDSVVDQETIRKMADMRTEYEVNQKQSEVDLLVSEKTRQTVVAVSLGVVTVLVMIVAFLLYRNNQQRKQANELLEEQKEEIETQRDQLDELNRTKDRFFSIISHDLRGPVQAFKGMGRLIKVLVEEENIAELKELNVDFDNSVSQLSRVLDDLLDWAMAQQGSIPFHPEKVELPSVVNNLKDLFHNMARAKNISLATDVESDLAVFADMNSLNTILRNLLNNALKFTSEGGHIQLSAIRKKGMVAISVRDTGIGISKDKLDSLFKLGGSKRSWGTQGEKGLGLGLQLVYQFTALNGGEVTVESEENEGSVFTVYLPAHQ, from the coding sequence ATGATCCTAAAACAAGTTTATGAAAATCTTCCTAATCCAGATTCATCTTTGGCATATGCAAAAAAAGCATTGGCAATAGCAGAAGAGTTGGGGCATGATGGCTGGATGTCAAGGTGCTTGATGGGGGTTGGTTATGCTTATAAGATGAAAGGAGATACAGATAAATCTTTAAAGTATTTACTGTTAGGAGCTGAATATTCAGCGGCGGAGGGAGATGATGTTAATTTGGCCATCATTAATTCCGCGATTGGTGACGTTTATACAGTAGCAACCAATTATACATTGGCTAAAGAATATTATAAAAAGGTACTGCCAGTTTTTATAGCTAACTCAGACAGCGTTAGGTGGGGAACTTTACTGTTAAATTTAGGGGAGGTTTTTAGATTAGAACATTCGCTAGATTCATCGCTGGTATATTTTTATAGATCAAGAGATATTTTTGATAAGTTACAGTTAGAGATAGGTATAGGATATTCCCTTGGGAATATAGGTTTGGCTTATGCAGAACAAGATCAATATATAAAGGCAAAAAATAATATAACTAGAGCTACAAAATTACTAAAGAAGCTAGGGGATTATTATCCTATCACTGTTTATGATATTTCATTAGCTGACATTTATCAAGATAGAAAGGAATATGAAAAAGCATTAATTCATGCCAGAAATGCCTTAGATATTGCAAATCAACAAGGGTTTAAAGAACAAATTAGGGATGCTTGTAAAAAGTTATCTGAAATATACTTAGCAATTGGAAACCATCAAAAAGCCTTTGACTACCAAACAAAATATTATGCCTATAAAGATAGTGTGGTAGATCAGGAGACTATCCGCAAGATGGCGGACATGCGCACCGAGTATGAGGTAAATCAAAAGCAGAGTGAGGTAGATCTTTTGGTGTCAGAAAAGACCAGGCAAACCGTGGTGGCAGTTTCCTTAGGCGTAGTCACTGTTTTGGTTATGATTGTGGCTTTTCTTCTTTATAGGAATAATCAACAGCGAAAGCAAGCCAATGAGCTGCTGGAAGAGCAGAAGGAAGAAATTGAAACGCAGCGAGATCAGCTGGATGAATTAAACAGAACTAAAGACCGTTTCTTTTCCATTATATCGCATGACTTGCGAGGCCCTGTTCAGGCCTTCAAAGGGATGGGACGTTTAATCAAGGTTTTAGTAGAAGAAGAAAATATAGCCGAACTCAAAGAGCTCAATGTAGATTTTGATAATTCCGTGAGCCAACTCTCACGCGTTCTGGATGATCTTCTGGACTGGGCAATGGCTCAGCAGGGGAGTATTCCATTTCACCCCGAGAAAGTGGAACTGCCATCAGTAGTTAATAATCTAAAGGATCTTTTTCATAATATGGCTAGAGCAAAAAATATCAGCCTAGCCACTGATGTTGAGTCAGATCTAGCTGTTTTTGCCGATATGAACAGTCTGAATACTATTTTAAGAAATCTACTTAATAATGCGTTGAAATTCACATCAGAAGGTGGGCATATCCAGCTTTCAGCAATACGAAAAAAGGGAATGGTCGCTATATCAGTAAGAGATACAGGTATTGGCATATCAAAAGATAAGTTAGATTCACTCTTTAAGTTGGGAGGCTCCAAACGTTCCTGGGGTACTCAGGGAGAGAAAGGTCTAGGTCTGGGCTTACAGTTGGTATATCAATTTACCGCGCTTAATGGCGGAGAGGTTACAGTAGAAAGTGAAGAAAATGAAGGCAGTGTTTTTACCGTTTACCTGCCTGCACATCAGTAA